The genomic segment AACTGGGCAATAATCCCGGATTCCGCCATCGGTTCGATCAATTTGATCCCCGGCTCCAATCCGCTGTTCGGACGCAATACTCTGGGCGGCGCCTTGTCGATTCAGACCAAGAACGGGTTCACGCACCCCGGCACGCGGGGCGAGGTTTACGGCGGGTCTTTCGATCGCTGGTTTACACAACTCGAAAATGGCGGCAGCAGCGGCGACTGGGGCTGGTTCATCACCGGTGAGTTATTCGACGAACAGGGCTGGCGCGACTATTCGCCCACCGAGGCCAAGAATCTGTTCGGCAATCTTACCTGGCTTGCGAGCGACCGCACCAACTTTGATTTGAGCGTCAATCTGGCCGAGACCGAGCTGGTCGGCAACGGCGCGACCCCCATCGAGCTGCTCCAGCAGGATCGAGAAGCGATCTTCACCCGCCCGGATTTCACCGGCAACGAACTCGCGTTTTTCAACCTCCGCGGTACGCATCAGGCCACGCCGTCCGTGTTGTTTACCGGTAACGTCTATTACCGTGTGAGCGACACGAGCACGCTAAACGGTGACGAGTCTGATTACGGGCCATGCTCGTTTAATCCGGCCATTGTATGCGAGGGCGGCGGAGAAGAGGCTGAAGAAGGCGAGGAGAGCGAAGAGGAAATTGCGGTAGATCCGGCGCTGGGACCGGTCCCGTCCAATATCGCTACGGTGGGCGATGAGGATGCGGGGATCGCGCCCGGCACCAATAACCGCAGCGACACCGACCAGGATGGCTACGGCACCGCCTTTCAGACCACGTTTTTGCAGGATCTGTTTGAGCGCGAGAACCAGTTCATCATTGGCGTCGAGGCGGACTATGGCGACACGGATTTCCGCCAGAGCACCGAACTCGGTCGTCTGGACGATACTCGCCAGACCATCGGCAGCGGCTTCTTTGTGCAGGAGCAGGTCACCGATCTGACTTCGGACGTCGAGAACTACAGCGCGTATTTCACCGACACGCTGTCGGTCACCGAGGCGCTGGCAGTCACCGTAGCCGGGCGCTTCAATCACACCAACGTCACGATCGAGGATCGCTCCGGGCTGGATCCGGAGTTGAACGGCGATCATACCTTCAACCGTTTCAACCCGGCCGCGGGCGCGGCGTACACATTCGCACCGGCGCTCACCGTCTTCGGCGGTTACAACGAATCCAACCGCATCCCGACGCCTTCGGAGCTGACCTGCGCGGACCCGGAAGATCCGTGCCGCCTGCCGAACGCTTTCGTGGCCGATCCACCGCTGGATGAAGTGGTGGCGCGGACCTTCGAGTTCGGCGTGCGCGGCGACGTGGGTCGCGATCTCAGCTACAGTCTGGCCGCCTTCAACACCGAAAACGAAGACGACATCCTGTTCATCACCGAAGGCAACATCACCGGTGAAGGGTTCTTCGACAATGTAGGCGACACCCGCCGGCGGGGTATCGAGCTTGGACTGGAGGGCAGCGTACTCGACGAACGGTTCAACTGGTTTTTTAACTACACTTACCTGGAAGCGGAATTCCGCGACAGCTTTCTGGTGGCAAGCGAAGAGCATCCGGTCGCGAACGATGCCGGGCAGATTCAGGTCGGCGCGGGTGACCGGCTGCCGCTGGTGCCGGAACATCTGCTGAAGGCCGGCGCGGACTTGCGCGTGCTGCCCAACGCCAGCGTTGGATTCGACCTGATCCTGAACGGCGATCAGGTGCTGCGCGGTGACGAATCCAATCAGCTGGACGAGGTCGACAGTTATACGCTCGTCAATTTCAACGGCGAGTACCGGGTGACCGACCACGTCTCGCTGTTCGCGCGCGTCGAGAACGTGTTCGACGAGGACTATGAGACCTTTGGCGCCGTCGGCGAGGAGCCGGGCGAAGTGCTACTGAACGATTTCGATGATCCGCGCTTCTTTGGACCGGGCGCGCCGCGCGGGGGCTGGGTCGGGTTGCGCGCGTCTTTTTAGGTCGCTCCGAGTTTTCACAGGCGGCAGCGACGCCGCGCGCTTTGTTCCCACTGCTTTATTAACATTCCGAGGCCTCGCGCGACCGGCGCGACGGCGCGGTATCGTTGCTGTCCCATCGCTTAAAAAGTGCCGTCTGTCGGTTGCACGCTACCGTTGGTCGGCGTTGACTTTACCCCATGCCGTTTGCTCGGCAGCCTCGGCTTGTTAATCGCGATGAAATCGATTCGCCCTGACATCTATCACAAACCGTAACATCTGTCGAAAACGCGGGTGTTCAATGCAAAAAGCCGGTAAATGTTTGCTGGTGTTGTCCGCGTGTTGCGCGGGAGGGCAAGCGACGGCCGCGGGCTTCGCGATCACTGAAAATGGCGCCAGCGGCCTCGGCAATGCCTTCGCTGGCGCGGCGGCGGTGGCGGAGGACGCTTCCACCGTATGGTTCAATCCGGCCGCGATGACTTTGCTCGAAGATCGTCAGTTTGCCCCAGCGTTGCACGTCATTGTACCGCGCGTCGAATTTCGCAACGATGGCTCCAGCTTGACGCCGCTTGTCGGTAACGGCCCGGTCTCGGGTGGGGACGGAGGCGGTGCCGGGGCGGTCATTCCGGTGCCCAACGTGTATTACACGCAGCCGTTGAACGACAGCATCACCTTCGGCCTCGGAATTAACGCCCCGTTCGGCTTTACGACTAACTACAACGAAGACTGGGTCGGGCGTTACCATGCCATCGACACCGAGTTGCTCACGGTCAACTTCAACCCCAACATCGGCTGGAAAGTCAACGACAGCCTCGCGCTGGGCTTTGGGCTGAACGCGCTGTATTTTGATGGCAAGCTTTCCAGCGCCATCGATCAATCCTCCATCTGTTTGGGACTGCTGGGCGCGGCATGCGGCGGTATCGGTCTTGGCAGGCCAGGCAATCCCGCCACCGACGGCAAGGTTCGATTCGAGGGCGACGATTGGGGTTACGGTTACAATCTGGGCGCGCTTTTTAAGGTGAGCGAATCCTTTCGCATTGGCGCGTCGTACCGGTCCGCCATCGGCATCGAGGTCCGCGGCGAAGCCGACTTCGACAACATCAGTCCGGCCTTCGCGACTTCCGGGCTGTTTGCCGACAGCAGTGGCAGCGCCGAGATCGACTTGCCGGCCAGTTTTTCGCTAAGTTCGCTCTATCAACTCACCGACGCCTGGAGTTTGCTCGGCGACGTGACCTGGACGGACTGGAGCCGGTTCGACGAACTGCGACTGGAATTCGATAATCCGAACCAGCCCGATTCAGTCACAACCCAGGACTGGGAAGACAGCTACCGTTATTCGCTTGGCCTGCGCTACCAGCCCGAAACCGTATGGACGTATCGCGCTGGCATGGCCTACGACGAGACGCCGGTACCGAACGCGGAGCGACGCACGCCGCGCATACCGGACCAGGATCGTCTTTGGCTGGCGCTGGGTCTCAGCTATGCGCCGGTTGAAAATCTGCGCCTGGACTTAGGGTATGCGCATCTTGTCATCCGGGATGCGACGATCGAGAACACACTTGAAAGCCAGGCGCCGCACGTGCTCAGGGGAAATTACGAGGTCGAAGTCGATATCGTTAGCGCCCAGTTGAACTGGGGATTCTAAAACCCGGCACCCTGCAAGCCGGATTGACGGGCCGTCCCGAACGGACGCGCGCCGCATGTCCGCGTCCACGGTCTGATCGGCCCGCTCTAATCAGCCAGTTGCGTGTTCCGCATGTCTCGTCAAGCGTGCATTCCGCTCACCCATTCTCTCTGCAATCAAAAAATTGCTGACGCTAAACACGGCGCCAGCCAAGTGAAAAGCATTAAAACTCGATTGAGGGCATGCGGTCGCGCTTAGTCAAGGCGTGTTATAAGCGATTCGGCGTTCCAGTTTGTATTTATTACGCAACACGTTTTTGTGCGGAGCATCACGGTATTGTGCGTTGCGAATTTACGTCAAATAGTAACTTTTTTTTAGAAAAAGCTGGCAATGACGATAAATATGAACTATAAACAGTCTCATAAGGTACGTAGCTCTGGGATGGTGTAAGATCTGCTGTCGGCAGTTTCAGCCAAGGTTGGCCCCGTACGTATCTTGTTGTTGTAACGACGCTACTTTTACGCTTTACTTGAGAGTGCCAGGGTGGGCTCAAAGTCAACACTCGGAAGGCAAACCGCAACTTGTTCTTTCGCTAAACATGCAATCTCGACAACAGGGGTTACCTGAAATGATTAAACACAACAAGCTGATCATCGCCGCCGTTGGTGCGTCAGCCGTACTCGGTAGCGGGGCCGCCAGCGCAGTAGAGTTCCAGACCAGTGACTGGACCTTCAGCGCGACCGGTAACGTCAACGTTCATTACACGTACACCAGGTGCGATGATAGTCCCGACGTAGTGGCAGGCAGTGTTTTGTGCGGCACCGTGCCTGGCGAGGATGAAAATTCGTCCTCCGTCTCGACCGGCTTGCTGCCAGCGGCCATCGTGTTCGGCGCCACCACCACCCAGAACGACATCGATGTTGGCACCGTGGTCGGGTTCTACCCCGGCGTAGCAGCAAACGATTTCGGAGCTAATGGACCTAACCTGATAGGTGATTTTCAACAGAACGGCCTGGATACGACCAACCTGGATCTGCGCCAGGTATTCCTGACCTTCGGCAACGAGACCATGGGCGAATTCAAGTTCGGCCGCGACTTCGGTCTGTTCGGGTACGACGTCATCATCAACGACATGACCATCCTCGGTGTCGGCCCCTCAACTACCTTCACGGCCCGGTCACCGGTTAATACTACCCTGGGTTCGATCGGCTTCGGCTACATCTATACGGACACGCCGGCGCAGATGAATTACACAACCCCAGAGTTGGCCGGCGGCCTGAACGGCACGGTCGGGATCTTCCAGCCGTATGATGCTCTCAATCTGTCTGGCTTCTCCACGGGCACGTCGG from the Gammaproteobacteria bacterium genome contains:
- a CDS encoding TonB-dependent receptor codes for the protein MNNVGKVGVLTVSAVAMLGLSVPAGRVSAQDEADATPGSDPVQIEEIDVIGVTPSHGTGLPITKFPSNVQSADSDEIRASGAPDITQFMNQHLGSVHVNDAQNNPLQKDVQYRGFLATPLLGAAQGISVYQDGVRLNEPFGDSVNWAIIPDSAIGSINLIPGSNPLFGRNTLGGALSIQTKNGFTHPGTRGEVYGGSFDRWFTQLENGGSSGDWGWFITGELFDEQGWRDYSPTEAKNLFGNLTWLASDRTNFDLSVNLAETELVGNGATPIELLQQDREAIFTRPDFTGNELAFFNLRGTHQATPSVLFTGNVYYRVSDTSTLNGDESDYGPCSFNPAIVCEGGGEEAEEGEESEEEIAVDPALGPVPSNIATVGDEDAGIAPGTNNRSDTDQDGYGTAFQTTFLQDLFERENQFIIGVEADYGDTDFRQSTELGRLDDTRQTIGSGFFVQEQVTDLTSDVENYSAYFTDTLSVTEALAVTVAGRFNHTNVTIEDRSGLDPELNGDHTFNRFNPAAGAAYTFAPALTVFGGYNESNRIPTPSELTCADPEDPCRLPNAFVADPPLDEVVARTFEFGVRGDVGRDLSYSLAAFNTENEDDILFITEGNITGEGFFDNVGDTRRRGIELGLEGSVLDERFNWFFNYTYLEAEFRDSFLVASEEHPVANDAGQIQVGAGDRLPLVPEHLLKAGADLRVLPNASVGFDLILNGDQVLRGDESNQLDEVDSYTLVNFNGEYRVTDHVSLFARVENVFDEDYETFGAVGEEPGEVLLNDFDDPRFFGPGAPRGGWVGLRASF
- a CDS encoding outer membrane protein transport protein, whose product is MQKAGKCLLVLSACCAGGQATAAGFAITENGASGLGNAFAGAAAVAEDASTVWFNPAAMTLLEDRQFAPALHVIVPRVEFRNDGSSLTPLVGNGPVSGGDGGGAGAVIPVPNVYYTQPLNDSITFGLGINAPFGFTTNYNEDWVGRYHAIDTELLTVNFNPNIGWKVNDSLALGFGLNALYFDGKLSSAIDQSSICLGLLGAACGGIGLGRPGNPATDGKVRFEGDDWGYGYNLGALFKVSESFRIGASYRSAIGIEVRGEADFDNISPAFATSGLFADSSGSAEIDLPASFSLSSLYQLTDAWSLLGDVTWTDWSRFDELRLEFDNPNQPDSVTTQDWEDSYRYSLGLRYQPETVWTYRAGMAYDETPVPNAERRTPRIPDQDRLWLALGLSYAPVENLRLDLGYAHLVIRDATIENTLESQAPHVLRGNYEVEVDIVSAQLNWGF
- a CDS encoding porin — encoded protein: MIKHNKLIIAAVGASAVLGSGAASAVEFQTSDWTFSATGNVNVHYTYTRCDDSPDVVAGSVLCGTVPGEDENSSSVSTGLLPAAIVFGATTTQNDIDVGTVVGFYPGVAANDFGANGPNLIGDFQQNGLDTTNLDLRQVFLTFGNETMGEFKFGRDFGLFGYDVIINDMTILGVGPSTTFTARSPVNTTLGSIGFGYIYTDTPAQMNYTTPELAGGLNGTVGIFQPYDALNLSGFSTGTSGSTSEQPGFHAKLVYAFDFIGNPSSFSISGITQEVKNLGTEVNDDGIINGTEVVNPEERAYAVDATALFSLFGFDALASYYFTKGWGHTAFLFDGFDATGARRESDGYLGQVSYTLGNTKFGVNYGVNNLDANAGEVGVDTLLSKNEKFTVGVYHNLTPNLTLLAEYSDAKSENQVGGEINTDNINVGAFVAF